In bacterium, the DNA window CGGCAGCAGCCAGGGAATCCAAATTCCAGAACAGGGTATCGTTTTTCTGGGTAAAGGGGGTTGAGGAAGAGATGGAGACCGAATCCGGGATTGAAGCCCAGAGGAGTATATCCTTGGCAGTCTTGGGGCCGTTGTTGGTCAGGGTGATCTGATAGGAATAGGTTTTTCCGGCGAGCACCGCCTGCTGCGATTGACCGTTGAGCATAATCGTGGTGTCGGTGATGGCCTGATAGTCCAGCGCCAGGTCGAAATGTTTGGAGGCCGGGATTGGCGGTTGTTTAGCTTTGAGCGCATAGACAATGGCCTGGCCCTTGTTGTTGGACAGCAGAGGATCCTGGGTTGCGGCGGACACTTCACTCTGGCTCACCAGCATAGAATCCTGCGCCGGCAGGGAGGGAGAGATCTCCCCCCAAAGGGAGATGGTCAACGTTTGTTCGACGGCCAACCGGTCAAAATGCCAGATCAGCGAGTCGATTCCGCCCGGCATAAAAACGGCATCGCTTCCTTGAGCAAAGAAGAAGGGGGGCAGGATTTGCAGGACAGCGATGTCCGACGCTTCATTTGGACCAAAGTTTTGTATTCGCAGCGTATAGGTTATTTTTCCACCCGGCTTAGCGGCTGGCAATAGCACACCGTTTCTATCCACCAGAGTGTCGCTTTTTGCAGTGAGAGAGATTCGCAGATCAGCAGCAGTCGGTGTCATTTTATAACCGTAGACAATAGCTTGATCACGGTTATTGGTGGTGTCCGGATCATTGACTACTTCAAGTTCAGCATGGTCCAGAAGGGCAGTGAAATCGGCGTGAAACTCGCCCGCCGCTCGAGCGGTGACGAATATCTCCATAGAATCACCGGCTGCCAGATCGGGCAACAACCATTCCTGTTGGTTTTTGACGGCTTTTGTCGGCGTCATGGAAAACGCCTCTGCGAAAATTCCTTCAGGAAGCGTATTGCGCAAAAGAGGCGCTCCGAGTATTTCTCCGCCTCGATTGTATGCCACCAAGCGGTATTGAAAGGTCTCACCGCTTTCGATGACGGGGGCCATTTGTCCCTGATAAGGTTTGCTGTTCTGAGTGATGGGCGTGATACGGACAGCGCCGTCTGTACCCGGATAATAGACGATTTTAAGGCTGTCGGTCAGGCGAACGCTTTCGGGTATTTCGGGATTCAATTCGCTGTTGAGAAATTCAGGAAAGGTATCGGAAATCAGGGAATAATGATGCATCCATAGGCTGTAGCGGCCGGCTGTGAGATAAAAGGTACCGCATTCCCTCCAGAGATGATGGGGCGGACCGGGATCATCCTGGATGACTCGATAAGGGCCGGCGACATTGGTGTCTAATGGAGTCACGGTCAAACCAGTATTTGTCCGCCAATCCATGTAAAAGCTTTCATTTAGTTGCACATCTCCGCTGTTGTACCATACCCGGCTGTAGATTCGATAATAGCCGGTCTGAGGACATTGATAATCCATGATTTTGCGGTGCATCTGCGGAATGCCTTTGTCGATCCTGACCATCCTCTCCCCCGGGAGAACAAAAATTTGCGATTGTGCAAATGCGGAGGCGATATAAAATGCCAGATTCAGGCAGAGGGAAACCCTGGGAGTGAGAAGGTGGAGATATCCGCGTTTGCTATATGAGCGATTCATGGCAGGTACCCATCCTTAGCTTGATCGCAAAAAAATAAAAAAAAAGCCCA includes these proteins:
- a CDS encoding DUF11 domain-containing protein, with the protein product MVRIDKGIPQMHRKIMDYQCPQTGYYRIYSRVWYNSGDVQLNESFYMDWRTNTGLTVTPLDTNVAGPYRVIQDDPGPPHHLWRECGTFYLTAGRYSLWMHHYSLISDTFPEFLNSELNPEIPESVRLTDSLKIVYYPGTDGAVRITPITQNSKPYQGQMAPVIESGETFQYRLVAYNRGGEILGAPLLRNTLPEGIFAEAFSMTPTKAVKNQQEWLLPDLAAGDSMEIFVTARAAGEFHADFTALLDHAELEVVNDPDTTNNRDQAIVYGYKMTPTAADLRISLTAKSDTLVDRNGVLLPAAKPGGKITYTLRIQNFGPNEASDIAVLQILPPFFFAQGSDAVFMPGGIDSLIWHFDRLAVEQTLTISLWGEISPSLPAQDSMLVSQSEVSAATQDPLLSNNKGQAIVYALKAKQPPIPASKHFDLALDYQAITDTTIMLNGQSQQAVLAGKTYSYQITLTNNGPKTAKDILLWASIPDSVSISSSTPFTQKNDTLFWNLDSLAAAASMQILLNASVAKLLPQDPFELLSASRVSADNDTTAANNDGLAIVYALKAKQPPIPASKHFDLALDYQAITDTTIMLNGQSQQAV